The genomic window CAGTCCCAACACCTGGTTTGGGAACACACACTTATTCCACTGCAGTGGCTTGGAGTAGGGAACTCCActtgctccagcagctggcacTGAGACCCCCACTTGCTCCAGTAGATGGCACCAAAGGTCAAGGGTGCCTACACCACTGGGCTGACTCCAGTTGAGGCCAGCCAGTTCACTCATACCAATTCCCCCAGCAGCTGTCACTCTGGGCTCAAAGTCTGTAGGACCCTTTCAGATCCAGAGAGCTCTGACCCCTCCAATTCCTGATGATAGGACCCCTACTCGCTCCTGTACCTGGCCCCAATTCCACTTCCACACACATAGGTCCCACCAGTGACTGTTTCTGAGACCCCTGCATTCATTCCAGTAGCTAGCACCACAGGCTGGGGTGCCCTTTCCCAACCTGACTGCAGTATCTGACTCTGAGGTTCGCTCACCCATATCCAGGTCTTGGCAGTAGCTGGTGCTTAATCCTCGCAGCTCATGtacattttggagaaaaaaagtgcaaatatACAGAGAGATAACTAAGAAAAGATTTAATGAGAGGAAGATAGAAGATGATAGACAGACTGTGGTGATCAGGTGCAGTGCTTGGCCAAACTACAGACCCCAATACTACAGACCCCATTTTACATACAACCAGCTCTTTTATATCCATTTGTTTTTACCTATCCCACATTTTGTTCTCATGATCCTCCCTGGAAATGGTACCTGTAGCTTCTTAGCTCACCAGTTAGTGACTGAGGGGTCTTTGTCTTATGATTGTCTTCCATCTTAGAAGTTATCTATCAGATAATCATTCTGGAATAAATATTCCTACACTTTCACATGCTCTCATAAATCAGGGTGACTGACCAGACTTGATTCCCATCATTGCCtcccctttttcttctcccttgttgccctggaaaaaaaggcCCTTGACTAAATACCCTTAAAGAAGCAGACTCTCTTGTTCTACATATCCTTACACAAACAACTCCAGTGCTCTCAGCTGTTCCATAGAGTTATTGTCTTCTTCATCAGCTTCATTGTTCTTCTCTGTATGCATTCCAGCAAATCAATGTCTTCCTTGTAGTGGATCAGCACCCATCTCTGTCCATCCTGCTCAGATTCTGAGGGACTGTTCCATGTATGGGAGCACTGATCACGTTTTCATGGCCAAAGAACAAGCATCCATTTCTGGAAAGCTAGGGGAATGGTCTGTGGCAAGCGGAAGTTTAGGGGTTGCAGGGGCAGTCTACAAAGCACCACTGAAATACTGGGGTCTGGTGAGGTGGGAAACTGGTCTGGGGCAGGCAAAGCTCTATGTGGAGAAGCTGGCTACCATCTCTGTGAGGCTGGACTGCTGGGGGCCTGCAGGTTAGGCTAGAGGGGTAGCAGGAAAACTGAGTCTGAGGGCTCTGTTTGAGGCTGAGGAGCATAGGGGAAGAGGGTAGTCCCACAGCTGGGATAGCAGTGATGTGTAGGCCAGACGGATACCAGCTGTGTGGGTGTAGGAGATATGGGACAGGAGTCACAGTCATTGTAGTTGAAGAGGAGTATCATTGGGCCATACTGTGACAGGGAGGTCTGTCCCTTTTACAGACCCTTGGCTactttttcctgcagcagcagggcaagcAGGAAGAGACCTTTGCTCAGACACCTTTACTGTGCTGCCTTTGCACCCTCCAGGATCCTGGGAGTGCAGAGGCAATCTCCTCTTCATGCTCCATGCTGATCAGAAAGAAACCTCAGGCAGGCAAGGGCTGCAAAGGTTGAGCATCCTTGCTCCTTTCTTTGGCAGGATACCTCACAGGGGCTGCTTcatgaaagcattttttccttcctttctttgccTGTAACCAtcctctgtttttctgctctAATCAGCTCCTCCCCGGAGGGCCATTAGGATTTCCCATAACAGCTTTATTTCTAATAGCCTCAGAAGGCCCCATTAAAACTTCAGGAAACTTTACTCCTGTGTTTGACCTTCTCACAGTAATTTTTTCATAAAGTCTTTGTAGAGTAAGGACGCTATAAGTTTACTCTTACTTCTGACTCTGCAAGTAGTCAGAAGGTGTCTAATAGGAGAAATCATCTTTGAGGAAGATTTTTGCTAGACTTCGcaattttcaatgaaaaaaaaataatgtaacaaTGCTTCTCTTGTTTCTCATATTTAAGACTAACAAAGTTAAATTAATTCACTTCAAAAACTTGTCATCTTTCAGTATTTGTGGTCAAACATCTTGTGGACAGTCTCTGAttactttttttcattaataGCTCTTGTAACATCTTCCTTCTCACCAACTCTTCCCACAGCAGAAGTAAAACTGCATTGCAACTCCTGTGTTAGCTTCAAtgccctgtgctgcttttcttgtGAAATTGGCTGGACATGCAATCAGCATGATTGATCTTTGCAGTTGCCAGAACTTATATAATTTAGAAAATGTATAGGATTTTATAGTGTTTTGAAGATGacttttcagttattttcacaTGACTGGAAAATGTACCAACATGGCAAACACTGGTCACATAGCTACAGATTGACAAATGATGACAAAGTGCACAGACAGATAGATGTGGGTACATTAAGATGAGCAGAAAGATTAATAGTGATGAGAGTTAATGACAACAGTCTTTGTCAATGTTTgttcaagaattaaaataaatatttacatatattgtGGTTGGAAAAATATTGGTAAGTAggcaagaaaacaaatgcatatattattttacaaaaggaaaatctgaCAGAAGTACACTTATTTGATTAAAACATTATGAATATCTCAATGTGATACTGAGACAAAGAAGTCTTCAAGTACATCAGCCTCATCTCTTACCACTGTGTTTTCCCTCACATCCAATAAAAGATAGAAATTCTCCGTagtcctcctttccttttttatgtcTTTATAAGCACATTTTTTATTGCCTTTAACAGCAATAATCAGATTGAACTCCAGTTTGGCTTTGTCCCTtctaattttctccctgcacagcctcacaacatcTTTGTATTCCGCCTGAGTGGCCCACCCCTTCTTCCAAAGATcctaaaccctctttttcttcttgaactCTAGCCAAATCTgtctgaaaataatgaaatgactGCTCTAACATCtactttatttgcattttttgtagTAGTACTATGATTCTGAGTCtctatgcaaaataaaattgtatggAAAATCATGGAATGATGTAGTTGGGAAGGGATCTCTCGTACAGGCACTGAAACAGACTGTTCACTCTCTGCCCTTAAGCATGTCAACACTTGATAAGAAACAGCCCAGAACAACCTGGTCTAACTTCATAGCTGACTACTTTGAACAAAAGGTTGGGCTAGAGACTGCCCAAGGTCTCTGCCTATCTGAATTATCCTATGAACCTACAATTTGTTAATTTCTGTGTCAGACCAGAGTAGTTAATCATTCAGGTGTTGCAGATAGGtggctgaaaaacagaaaagaatgaaaagaaaattaattccataATTTTGAATTGGAGAATGAAAGCATCTACTTGATTGCATACCTTTGAGAGCTTTTGTGAAAACCTCCATTAAAGcaacattaaattaaattaaatttaaacattaaagtattaattaaaacattaaacattaaaacattaaatgcaAGCTCCTTTTTTATCCCGTTCCCTGTCTACCGGCCCCAGATGGATATCTTGATCATCTGAAGACATCTTAAACAGGAACTAAATTGAAATCCTAGTCAGTATCATCAGTCTTTATAGAGTGCCATTCATCTTATCTGAAGTGTATAcctgggaagaaaattaactgccTAAAAACAGGCATTTATTGTCATTGTGAATGTCCTACAGTGCTCTCAATGGCCTCCACCCGTAACTTCAAAAAGGGGTAGTCTCTAGTAGATCTAGTGTTGAATCTGCTAACCAAAAGATTTATTCTGAAGCATCTAATAAGTCACGAAGTTATTACTAATGGCTTCTCTTTATGCACCTGAGTTGCTATCCTCAGTTAAGTGTGATTCATCCTGACTTGATTAGGGTAATGCTCATAACTTCAGTAAGTTGAAGTCAAGCAAGGTTACTCTCACTGCTGTTTGTATTGAATATCTTGTGGCTATGGTGATAGTCTTGCTATCAAGACTCTTGTGCAATTCTGTCCTTGGCACCTAAGAACTCAATGGATTGTTTGCTGTCGTGCCTTTCTTTAGCAGAACCATGGTAGTTGTATCTTTTAGGTTGTTCTGACTCTTTGCAATCCCTATCTCTAAGTACTAAGgacttctatgattctatgacttctAAACTTGTGGGTTCTCACACAGGTGTCCACATGCCAGGTAGATATCTAAGCTTTCATTTCTGTAAGTAGAGTTTCGGGGGACAAATCAAATGCATAAATATATGGGTCCCAGAATTTAACGGTCCATAGGTCATTCAGTGGAATAAAGCAGCTACTGTAGAAAGATGGCTTCTCCTATGGCTTCCGTGACATGACTCATAATCTCCTGCAGATGCCTTAAGTAGTCTGCACCTACTAATATAAGAGTATAATTTGATGTCTCATCACCTGAAATGTTCCTTCAAGGAGAAAGGAACGGAATAGTATCCTTCAGTTAAATCATATTAACTACTCATAGCATTAAATTATTGTaaagcaacaaaagaaaatgtacttttCAGATACCTTTTCCTCATAACAGGCAATTACACTGTTTCTATTTATGTCAAGATATTTGTTTCACATACCACacatgaaacacagaaaaactgcAGTGGCATTTATTCTGAACCAATAGACACACCAAAAATGACCAAGAGAAAAATGAGCTAGCATCTACAGGCAATGAAACACATAAATAGTACAGAAATTTTAACCTTTATTAACACATATGAAATTTGTGCATTAGTGCCTGTGCAGTAACAAGAACATAAAATGCAATTCAAATAgtaattataaaattaataaaaagtaaattaaatgcTGGGTAAAtagagagggagaaaggaaaaagaaaaagaggaaagtaaAGCATGAGAATATGCCAGGAGTTATTTTGGTTAACAGTAATAACTGGCTTGAATTATTCTTtataaaaaaagcagaaactgttACTGTAATGTGTTATTGAGATAATAACCTGCACTGTAATCAGAATATAACAAAGAACCTGGATAACAATAGTTAGAGTTGAACTCTCCCCATCTTACAAAGCACGAAGACGATGGTGTCTGATGACTATTTTTTCCAATGCCTCCTTGAATCCTTTGTTTCTCAAGCCATAGATGACTGGATTCAGAAGGGGTGTCACCACTGTGTAGAGCACAGATACAGCCTTGCTGAGCTCTGAGGATAGGCGGTAGGTGGGACGGACATACATGGAAATCATTGTACCATAGTATATAGTCACAACCATGAGGTGTGAGCTGCAGGTGGAGAAAGTCATTCTTTTCCCAGAAGTAGAGGGGATCTTTAGGATACTGAGGATTATAAGTAGGTATGAGACAAGAACCAACAGAAAGCAGCTGGAAAGGACCAGGAGAGAGAGGATGAAGATGACAGCTTCTGTTACAGTGGTGTCTGAGCATGAGAGCTTCAACAGTGGAGAGATATCACAGAAGAAATGATCAATGAGGTTGCAACTGCAGAAGTGCAATCTGGAGACCATCAGACAGGGGAGAAAACCAGTGAAGACACCAGTGATCCAGGAGCCCACAGCCAGACGAGTATAAGACTCAGCAGTCATAGTCACAATATAGTGCAGGGGTTCACAGACTGCAAGGTATCGGTCATATGCCATTGCTGCCAAGAGGTAGCACTCAGTGGCTCCCAGGGTAATGAAGTAGAAAAGCTGTGCCATGCACCCTGAGAAAGAGATGCTTTTCCTCTCTGCCAGTAGATTGGCCAGCATCTTGGGTACAATTGTGCTGGTGTAACAGACCTCTAGGAAAGAGAGGTTCTTGAGAAATTTGTACATGGGTAAATGAAGTCGTGGCTCCAGTGTCACTACTGAAATAATAATGACGTTTCCTAAAATGGTGAGAATATAAATAACCAAGAACACTATGAATAGCAGGATCTGGTACTGTGGGTTGCCACTGAAACCCAGTAGCCTGAATTCCAGTACTGCTGTGTCATTTACCATCTTTTGGAAAAAGACAGGATTTGTCTGTTAAGGAAGTAATCAATATCAGAATGTGATAATTTTAAGTAGTGAAGGTGTTCTTTTTAAAGATTGTGTTTCTCAAATAAACATTTTGGAGCAGCATCAAAGTCACTACTGATCTGACCTTCCATTCTACCTCCTTTCCTTACATCCTGCTCTCTATTTGTCCCAAGACAgattttttaacatgtatttcaTGAACTTCACATAGACAGATACAGAATTAATTGCAAATGGTCATGTAGACAGCCACTCTTCACACTTTCATATAAGGATATGTATCTTTTCATAAGGATATGTGTAAAAAATTGCATAAGTAGATATAATAGGTATCATTCAAACTAATGCATGCTAAAAAACAATACATAAACTTACACGTATGAACTCAGACAGCAAAGACCTACTATTCACTGAAAGAATTAATATGCACAATCAACAGTACTTATTGcactcatgattttttttttaaataatgatttcAAAATACTCATATACATGGTCCTGTTCAAATACATCAAGATAACACATAACACTTTCAAAATGCTTTGCTATGGCAGGATACAAACTTCCACACAGATTCAACAGCAGTCATATAATTTCTTGTTAAATACTGTGCATAAAGATAAAATTCCTGCCTCAGGAATGGAATTCATAGTGAATAAACTATTATTACAAGTTGATTAGGCATAATGCAATTCATAAGAATAATCTCAATTTTCCATACACATAATAAAGCAGATTCATATAGTATTTATCTACTCACTTACGTATGAACCACTACACATAATATTGAGTATGTGCTTCAGACCTTTTCCAATCTACAAACACATTAGGTACTGATGAGGTTTCAGTCTGTGCTCAGGTCCTTAGATTAGATACGTCCTTTACTCTGTAGTTAGAGCATTATTAACAATCTCCTACATTGACTACAATATCTCATTAGATAGAAACCCTTCTAGATTCAACTACCTTTTGGTCAGTCTTGACTTTTATGAAGACAGGCAGACAAAGGTGGAACTGTACCAAACATTGAATTCAGTCTTTACCAAGCATCTCTGGGGAGTAATGCCATGGGTGGAGACACTCCATAGAACACCCTAGCTACTACTGCAAGGCTGATGACACATCTACAGCCTGTCAGTAAGAGGAAAAATCCTTTTGAAAAAACTGCATCCAGAATTCACCAGAAACACTACAGACATTTCAGCTAACCAAACcatgctttctgaaaaaaagctCAAATGTAGCAGCTCAGTAACTGTAAAATGAAAGTCtattgtgaaaaataaaatcattttgaagtACATAAAAATAACTCAAGATTTTGCTCTGGGACATTTTCACAGCACATTTCATCCAAGTTGTGTCTTTCTACTGCATCTTCTGAGTGACACTTTGGGAAAGCTCTCTAGGCAAAACATAAGTTTTGCTGCTTGTTCACCACTTACGGGCTTTCAAGGCTTATCTTCATAATTTCTGATTGCCTTCAAAATGTTAAAGGGgaaagctaaataaataaataaataaacaagaaacaaaaaagacgTTTTGCTACTCATTTcctatttatgtttttttttgtttgtttgtttgtttgtttgttttcttcagtcaGAAGGTATCTGGAACGCATAAAgcatcaaaatatattttcttagttcttcaaacattttttcatttttttgaaaatggcAAGCTTACTGGGGAGGAAAACTTTAAAGAGACTTTTCTCTTGAGTTCTTCATTCCCAAGTTAACAGTACAAAAGAGATTCAttggaaggctgcaatgaggttgtactgggtctggctgggatgttaactttccctgcagcaacccatacagtgctgtgctctgcacttgtagccagaacagcagtggtatcaccccagtgctgtgtctgctgctgaacagtgctggcacagcatcaggactctctctaactcTCCCAGgcggtgggcaaaaaagtgagaaaagaaacatcaccagggcagctgacctaaaccaaccaaaaggATGTTCCATACTGCATGGTGTCACACTCAGGAATAAAAGGTGGGAAGGCAGAAGGAGTGGAGTGACTCTCATTATGAAGacgtctgtcctcccaaacaaccaCTACACATATTGAGGCCCCACTCCCCAGGATATAGCCAAACATTGCTTTTTGATGGGAAGTAgggaataattattttcctctctctctctgcttccacacggcctttgtttgtttttttt from Anas platyrhynchos isolate ZD024472 breed Pekin duck chromosome 11, IASCAAS_PekinDuck_T2T, whole genome shotgun sequence includes these protein-coding regions:
- the LOC101795677 gene encoding olfactory receptor 11L1, with amino-acid sequence MVNDTAVLEFRLLGFSGNPQYQILLFIVFLVIYILTILGNVIIISVVTLEPRLHLPMYKFLKNLSFLEVCYTSTIVPKMLANLLAERKSISFSGCMAQLFYFITLGATECYLLAAMAYDRYLAVCEPLHYIVTMTAESYTRLAVGSWITGVFTGFLPCLMVSRLHFCSCNLIDHFFCDISPLLKLSCSDTTVTEAVIFILSLLVLSSCFLLVLVSYLLIILSILKIPSTSGKRMTFSTCSSHLMVVTIYYGTMISMYVRPTYRLSSELSKAVSVLYTVVTPLLNPVIYGLRNKGFKEALEKIVIRHHRLRAL